The nucleotide sequence GGCTCGCCCGCTACACCCTGGCACCGAAGGGCTCGGCGCTGGCCATGGCCCTGCGCCTGCCCGACGAGACCGCCCGCAACGAGGCACCGCGGATCGGCGTGCGCACCGCCGGCCGGCCGCCCGCCCGGCAGACGGTCGCCCGCGGCAAGGTGATGGCGGTCGCCGCCGACGGCGCCGTACGCGGCAAGAGCGCGCTCGCCAAGGAGGCCGGCGTGTCGCTCGGCGTCGTCGACGGGCTGATCGACGACGGCGCGCTGGAAACGATCGCGCTGATGCCCGAACCCGTGGCACTGCCGCCGGACCCGGACCATCCGCGGGTGCCGTTGTCGGAGGCGCAGGCGGAGGCGGCGCGGGCGTTGATCGCCAATGCCGCCCCATCTTTCCCTCCCCCCTCTGCGGGGGAGGATGGCCCTCGCGTCATCGAGGGTCGGGAGAGGGGAGCGCCGCTTCCGGACGATGCGGAGCCCGCCCCTCACCCGCCCGCTCCGCAGGCCCCCTCCCCTACCCAAGTCGAATCTGCTCGACTCCGGCAAGCTCTTGCGGATCCCGGGCAAGCCCGGGATCCGTCGGGGGGAGGGTCGAGGGCTGGTACGATTCTCCTCGAAGGCGTCACCGGCTCGGGCAAGACCGAGGTTTATTTCGAGGCGGTCGCCGAATGCGTGCGGCAGGGCCGGCAGGCGCTGGTGCTGATGCCGGAGATCGCGCTGACCGCACAGTTCCTCGACCGCTTCGCCGGGCGCTTCGGGGTGCGGCCGGCCACCTGGCATTCCGGCATCGGCGGCAGGCGCCGCGAGCGGCTGCGGGCGGGGGTCGCCGCGGGCGAGGTTTCGGTGGTGGTCGGCGCCCGCTCGGCCCTGTTCCTTCCCTTCAGAAATCTCGGCCTGATCGTGGTCGATGAGGAGCACGAGACCGCCTACAAGCAGGAGGACGGCGTCCACTACCACGCCCGCGACATGGCGGTGGTGCGCGGCAAGATCGAGGGCTGCCCGGTGGTGCTCGCCTCGGCCACGCCCTCGATCGAGTCGCGGGTCAACGCCTCGACCGGGCGTTACCGCCACGTCGCCCTGCCCGGCCGCTTCGGCGGGCGTCCGCTGCCCGACATCGCCGCCATCGACATGCGCCTCGACAAACCGGAGCGCGGGCGCTTCCTGTCACCGCCGATGGTGAACGCGGTCAAGAGCACGCTGGCGGCGGGCGATCAGGCCCTGCTGTTCCTCAACCGCCGGGGCTACGCGCCGCTCACACTCTGCCGCGCCTGCGGCCACCGATACCAGTGCCGCAACTGCTCGACCTGGCTGGTGGAGCACCGATTCCGCCGGGCGCTGGTCTGCCACCAGTGCGGCTACGCCGAGCGCAAGCCGGAGGCCTGCACCGAGTGCGGTGCCTTCGACCATCTCACCCCCTGCGGTCCCGGCGTCGAGCGGATCGCCGAGGAGGTGACCGAGCTGTTCCCCGACCAACGCATCGTCGTGCTGTCGAGCGACTTTCCCGGCGGCGCCGAGCGGCTGCGGCAGGAACTGGAGACGGTGGCGGCGGGCGAGTGCGACATCGTCATCGGTACGCAGCTCGTGGCCAAGGGCCACAATTTCCCGCACCTGACCCTCGTCGGCGTGCTCGACGCCGATATCGGCCTGACCTCCGGCGATCCGCGGGCGGCCGAGCGCACCTTCCAGCTTCTGCAGCAGGTGACGGGCCGGGCCGGCCGCGGCGAGCGGCCGGGACGCGCCCTGGTGCAGACCTACCAGCCCGAGCATCCGGTCATCGCCGCGCTGCTCTCGGGGGATGCCGACCGCTTCTACGAAGAAGAGACCTATGCCCGCGAGGCGGCGGGGCTGCCGCCGTTCGGACGCCTCGCGGCGCTGATCGTCTCCGCCGAGGAGCGGGAGAAGGCCGAGGCGCACGGTCAGGCGCTGGCGCGGGTCGCCGATCCGCCGCCCGGCGTCAGCGTGCTCGGACCGGCGGAGGCGCCGCTCGCCCTGGTGCGCGGACGTTGGCGCTTCCGCCTGCTGGTGAAGACCGAGCGCGGCATCGACGTGCAGAGCTATCTGCGGGATTGGCTGGCCAGGGGACCGAAGCCGAGGGGGAACCTCAAGGTCGCAATCGACGTGGACCCGCAGAGCTTTTTATGATCGGGTCCGTTCGCCGTCGGCCCGAGGTCGCCCGCACTCTCCTGCGGTCAGCCTCCTGCCCCGGCTCCATTCGAGGAGCGCCGCGCCTTGCTGACCTACGAGAAGAAGCCCGATTCCGCCATCGCCGAGATCGTCGTAGACGGGAAGATCACGGACGAGGAGATGAACACGGTCATGGCCGCGATGAAGGCCGACCTCGACAAGGGCGGCCGGCTCAGGCTCTTGGAAGACATCCGCAGCTTCGAGGGCATGGAGCCGGCGGCCTTCTTCAAGGACCCGCGCTTCGGCATCTCGATGATGAAGGGTGTGAGCCACGTGGCGCTCGTCACCGACGCGACCTGGCTGCGGGCGGTGGCCGAGACCTTCGGTTTCGTCTCGCCGGTGCAGATCAAGGTGTTCGAGCGCGCCCGCCTCGGCGAGGCGCGGGCCTGGCTCGAAGCCGGCGCGTGACCGCGAGCAACGCGCGTCCGGATCGCGGACGCGCGTTCGATCGACAAAAGGCGGACCTTCCCGGGTCCGTCCTTCACTCGTGACCTCGGATCGTCCTACTCGGCGAGCGCGGTCCGGACCGTGTTGCGGCGGGCGGTCCAACGGCCGGTACAGAGCCCGCCGGAGACGCGCCACGTCCCGGCCCCGGCGCGGGCCTGGAGCCGGCCCGAGGCGGTGCCGTTCGCGGCCGCCGTCGCGACGTTCAGGCCGACGCCGCCGTCCGGGCCGACGCGACCGGTCACCGTGGTGCCACCGGAGGATGCGGTCGTGATCGGACGAACCTGTCCGTCCCGCACCGCGAGGTCGTAGGTGTACCGAGCCTCGCAGAGCCCGCTTTCGGTCACGAGCTGCACCGACCACGTCCCGTCGAAATCCCCGGCCACGGCCGGCGAGACGAGCGCGGCGGCCAGAGCAGCGGCGAGGGGGAATTTAGGCATGGACCATCCAGCTCAGCGACGAGGGTCAAGCGCACGGATGCGCCGTCGCCCGCGCCCCGCACCGTCGATCTGTGAGATGCCCGCACTCTACGCGAACAAGAGGCGAGAATATGACGGCAATCGATAGCAGGGTTGCCGGCAAATCGCGACCGTTCGTGGAACAAATGACGCGCCGATAGAGGAGAAGCTCCGCTATCTGTGCTCTTTCGGCATCGGACTGTTGCAAGCTCAGCCTTAAAACTTTTCAAGATGCGTGCCAAGAAAACGAGAGTAGGGCCAAGATCGCGCCTTTGTCAGCATCCGCCGGCATCGCCGCGCAATATGTCGGTTGCGACATCAGCGGTTGGACGATGGACGGCGCGACCTTCGCAGTTCGGGCATGCCGATGCGGGCGCGCCAATCCCTGTCGGGCTGCGCGGCCGGTCATGAACATGCCCGGATCGGCGACGACTCGACGATGCCGGCTTACGGCGGCCGTCAGGCGGAGGGTTCGGCGAGCCGCGCCCGGTGACGGTCGAGGGCGTCGAGCCTGCGCCGAAGCCTCGACCTTGGCAGCGACATCGACGCCGATGACTTCGCCTTGCGCATCGCAACAGGCAACGCGGCGCGCGTGCGCGGCGTGCTCAGGAGCAGGCTTTGCAGGCCGTCGAGGCAGTGCTCGCCTCGGGGGAAAACTTTACCTTCGAGGCGGGCATGTCTCATCCGGGCAAGATCGACCCGGCCTGCTGAAACGGGCGCGGGAACGCGGCTTCTTCGTGAGCGCGTCCAACCCGGTTCAAGAACGTCGATGACGGCTGCGTATGGACGCCGCGGGTCGAACGATGCCCGAATCGGGTTCATCGCGATTTTCTGCCGCCGATGGGCGAGGCTCCGCAGTGGGTTTCCTTCGCCCAAGCCTTACGGGCGGCCGCTCATCCGCGAAGGCAGCGTGGATCACAGCTTGATCCCGAGCCACCGGTTCAGGCGGGTGACGAGCCAGACCGTGCCGATCGCCACGCACACCCCCCAGCCGACCTCCAGCACCCGCGAGCCCGCCATCCTTTCCACCGGCCCGAGATGCGGCACGAGCAGGATGATCGTGGCGGTGATCCCGGCCAGCCGGCAGGCGCTCGCGACGTTGACGAGCCAGCAGGCCAGGATCGCGAGCACCACCGTGGCCGCGTAGACCGGCAGGGACGGGCCCAGGGACAGATAGGCGGCGAGCCCGATGAGCCCGCCGATGGCGGCACCGGTGAACTGGTCGCGGGCGGTGGAACGGGTCGCGCCGAACTCGGTCTGCGCGACGGCGACCGCGGTGATCGCCGCCCAGAATCCCTCGCGCAGACCGAGCACCTGCGTCGGCAGGTAGGCGACGATGGCCGCGACCGCCGACATCACCCCGTGCGCGAGGCCGCCGGAGAAGCGGCGGCGCAGCGGCAGGCGCTTGCGCAGCCGCGTGACCTGATCCCGCAGCCAGCGGATGCGGCTGGTGTCGCGGTCGGCCCGGCGCGTCTCCTCGACGGCGGTTTCCTGCCGCTCGGCGCCCGCTTCCTCCTCCGCACGGCGTAGCGCCCGCTCGGCCCGCATCCGCTCTTCCCTCTCTCCCGACACAAGCCGCGGCGCGCAAGCGACCGGCAGCCGGGCGACCCCATCAACGCATTCAGACCCGGCGCAAGACCGACGCCCCGGGTGAAATTTCCGTCGAACCCCGCCCGCGCGGCCGGGTTGTCCGGGCACCCCCTTACAGCCCACCGCACCGGAGTACGGCCCATGGAATCCTTTCCCAAGCCCCCCTTCCCCGATCAGCCGCAGCCAATGCCCGGCTCGACCCGCGCCATGGACCCGAAACCCGACCACGGCGAGACGAGCTACAAGGGTTCCGGCCGCCTGGAAGGCAAGAAGGCCATCATCACCGGCGCCGATTCCGGCATCGGCCGCGCCGTGGCTCTCGCCTTCGCCCGGGAGGGCGCGGACGTGCTGGTCTCCTACCTCGACGAGGAGGAGGACGCCGCCGAGACGCGCCGCCTGATCGAGGAGGCGGGTCGCAAGGCCGTGCTGGTGCCGGGCAACATCGGTGACGCGGCCCACTGCAAGCGGATCGTCGAGCGGGCGGTCGAGGCGTTCGGGCGGATCGACGTGCTCGTCAACAACGCGGCCCATCAGGCGACCTTCACCGATCCGGAGGAGATCTCGGACGAGGAGTGGGAGAAGACGTTCCGCGTGAACATCCACGCGATGTTCTACCTGACCAAGGCCGTGCTCCCGCACATGGGCGAGGGCTCGGCCATCATCAACACCACCTCGGTCAACGCCGACGCGCCGAGCCCGCAACTGCTCGCCTACGCCACCACCAAGGGCGCGATCCAGAACTATACCGGCGGCCTCGCGCAGATGCTGGCGGAGCGGGGCATCCGCGTGAACTGCGTCGCCCCAGGCCCGATCTGGACGCCGCTGATCCCCTCGACCATGCCGGCCGAGAAGGTGAAGCAGTTCGGCTCGCAGGTGCCGATGAAGCGGCCGGGCCAGCCCAGGGAACTCGCCCCGATCTACGTGATGCTCGCTTCCGACGAGTCGAGCTACGTCTCGGGGGCCACGGTGGCGGTGACCGGCGGCAAGCCGATCCTCTGAATTCTTTCGGAACGTGGACCGATGCGTCCGGCCGCATCGATGGCTCGCGCGCAAAGGACTCCCCGCCGCCTCGACCCTGAGCGGAATCGGTCTCGCCATGGTGGGTGCCGAGGCGGCGCCGGCCCTGGGCCGACGGATCGGCCGGCGGCATCGAGGGCTGGAACGGTGAACGGGAGGGCGCGCGAAGAAAACCCCCGGTTAAGCCTAAACCCCTATGACCGGGCCATCGAGCCTGGTGATGAAAGGAGCGCCGATGACCAGGGACCAACTCGCGACCGAACTGAAGCGCATGGCCTCCTCGCAGGTCAGCGACATCGAGCGCGCGGTCAAGGCGGGCCACAAGACCATCGCCCTGAACGAACTGGCCGATCTCGACCGGCAGCTCAAGGCGCTGGCCGCCGCCCTCAAGGCCAAGCCCGTCGTGCGCGCCTGAGGTCCGATCCGGAAACAAGCGACGACCAACCCTGACGAACCGCAGCGGCCCCGCCCCTCCTCGCGGCGGGCCGCTCCTCTCCGCCATGGCGGCCGCATCACCGTTGCGCGAATGCGGTGATTCTTGCGGCCAACCGCCGACGCCCGCTATCGTGACGAGGCACGCTCAAGCAAAAGCCATCGAATCTGCCGATCGAGGCATCGAGGAGTTTCGAAGTTGCACCTGCGATCGGCCGTTCTGCACAAGGATATTCCGACACACTACGCCAACCTGATGATGCAGTACATGGTGGCGCGCAGTCTCCAGAGCAGAATCCCCTACCTGCAACTCTCCAATTTCGACCTGCCCTACTGGAATATCTCTCATCCTGAAATCCCGCAATCCGAATCCGACAAGGCCTGCATCCTCTGGAGCGAGCAGCACGTCGATTTCGAACGGATCGCCTATCTCGCCGATACCGGGATCTTCTCCCGCTTCAACTGGCGGGGCTACGGCGAGCGGATCGAGTACTTCCCGCCCAAGGATGTGTGCCGGAAACTCTTCGTGCGCTTCGATATTCAGACGCGATCCCTCGGAGACGACGTCCTCCTCTGCCCCGTTCGGGGGGCGGAGATCCTCGACGCCATCCATCCGGGCTACACCGTCGTCCCGGTCGACTTCTACGCCGACATCGTCGAGGAGACCGGGTTGATCCCCGTCTTCATCGGGCAACTCGGCGACAATCCCTACACCCGCGCTCTGAGGGACCGCTTCCCGAAGGCGGATTTCATCCCGCACCAGGACGCCCTGATCGACTTCCAGACGATCCGCTCGGCCGCCAACATCGTCGTGCCGGTCAGCACGTTCGGCTGGCTTGCCGCGTGGCTATCCCATGCCAGGACGATCATCCTGCCGGTCTTCGGGATCTTCGATCCGAAGCCGTTCCCGCTCCACGACCTGCTGCCGCTGAGCGACCCCGCCTACCGCTTCTACGCGTTTCCGCCGCAGGCGGCCGTGCCCCTGTCGGCCCTGCTGGAGGCGCACGGAGAGATCCGGGGCCAGTGGCGAAGGGTTGCGCCGAGCGATCTGGCGCGGCCCTGAACGCCTCGGACCCGATCCCGTCGGGATGACGGATCCGGACCCCGCTCGGATGCCGCGGGAACCCGCCGATCCGGCGTCCGCCGCGATCGAGCGGAGAACGGGATCAGCGGTCGCGGCCCAGCAGGACCAGCCAGCCGATGCCGAGCATCGCGACCGTCATCCCGATGATGACGAAGGCCGGCGTCCCGAGATCGATCAGCCGCGGTGCGAGCTGCGTGGCGAAGGCCGCCACCACGAGCCCGACCGCGACCCGCGCCGCGCCGCGCTCGATGCCGCGCACGAGCTTGTCCATGCCTTTGAGCTCGATCTCGACGGTGACGCGCCCCTGCTTGAGGCGCACCAGCATCAGGTGGATCAGTGTCGGCAGCTCCGAGGCCGCACCGTAGAGGCCGGTGCCGAGCGACTCCGCCTTGCGCATCAGCCCGCGCAGGGAAAACTGCGAGCGCATGCTCGCCCGCACCGTGGGGCCGGCGGCGGCGAAAAGGTCGAAGTTCGGGTCGAGCTGGCGCATCACGCCGTCGGCGGTGACGAGCCCCTTGAACAGGATCGCCAGATCGGTCGGCATCGCGAGATCGTTCTCGCGGGCCATGGTCATGAAGTCGGTGAGCACCAAGCCGAGGTTGAGCGGGATCGCCGAGTGCGTCTGGACGAAGTTCTGGGCGGATTGCTCCAGCTTCGTCAGGTCCGGGTTCGAGGTACCGGTCCAGTCGAGCAGCGTCGCCATCAACCCGTCGACGTCCTGCTTGAGCATGGCGCCGATCAGGACGAGCAGTTGCTGGCGCCGCTTCTGCGACAGGCGCCCGACGATGCCGAAATCGATGAAGCCGATCCGGTTGCCCGGCATCACCAGCAGATTGCCGGGGTGGGGATCGGCGTGGAACACGCCCTCGATCAGCGCCATGCGCAGGAAGGCATCGCACCCTTTCTGCGCCAATGCCTTCTTGTCCGCATCGATCGCCCGGAGGGCGGCGGCGTCGTTCGGCGAGATCCCGTGAATGAACTCCTGCACGAGCACGCGCTCGGAGCACCACTCCCAGAAAATCTTCGGGATGACGATGTCGTCGCGGCCCGAAAAAATCTCGGCGATCATCTCGCAGTTACGGGCTTCGTTGAGCAGGTCGAGTTCGCCGTTGAGTCCGTTGGCGAGATGACGCATCTGCTCCTGAGGCTGGTAGCGGGCCATTTCCGGCCATTCCGCCTCGACGATGCGGGCGCCGTGCGCCATCAGGCGCAGGTCCGCCTCGATGACCTTGCGCAGCCCCGGCCGCAGCACCTTGACCACGACCTCCTCGCCGGAATGGAGGCGCGCCCGGTACACCTGGGCGATCGAGGCCGAAGCGATCGGGGTGAGATCGAATTCGGCGAAGACCTCCTCCGGCGGGGCACCGAGATCGGCCTCGAGTTGCGGCCCGATCTGCACCCATGGCACCGGCTTCACTTGGCTGTGCAGCTTCTCCAGTTCGTCGGTCCAGACTGGCGAGAGCAGATCCGGGCGGCTCGCCAGGATCTGGCCGAACTTGATGAAGGTCGGCCCCAGCGTCTCGATGGCGCGGCGCAGCCGCTCCGGCTGCGACAGTCGCGTGACGTCGACCCGCGGCGTGCGGCGGGGAATCAGCGGGATGTTGTGCAGCCCGAGCCGGTCGACGATCTTGGTCAGCCCGAAGCCGATCAGGACCGAAGCGATTTCCGAAAGGCGCTGACGGTCGCGCGCGGCGACGAAGGCTGTCTTGAGCATGATGGTCTTGCGTGTCGCGCGAAGCGTCGGGCTCGGCAAGACCGACCCTCGCCGGGGCATTTCGCCATCGCCCGGGCATGGGGCTTTTTTAGGATCGGCGTTGATTTCGCAGCCGCGCACGCCGTCCCGTCAGAACGATCAACGCCCGCAGCCGCTCGACCGTATCAGGGGGCGGTGGCCTCGGCATGAACGTCGATCAGAACCTTTTCGGTCGGCTCCGCCCCTTCCGTGCGGATCGTGCGCAGGATGCCCGGCACGTCGGCGCCGGCCGTGCCGAACCGAGCCCAGGCGGCGCGGCAGCGGCGACGGTCCGCATCCGCGAGGAAGTAGCGTTCCTGCTCGTCCAGAAGCGTCGCGTAGACGGCGGCGCGGACGCTGCGCTCCTCGCCGACATAGAGCTGATAGATCCGGTGCCAGAACGTCTCGTCGAGCTCCCACTCACACTGGCCGGCGGCCTTCATCATCGCGAGCTTGCGCAGGCTCTGTCGCTCGGCATGCGACATGACGAGAAAGCCGTAGCGCGCCTTCAGGGACCGCCCGCCGACGGCATAACCGTCCTCACTGGTCAGGGCCCAACCGAGATAGCCGCCCGCAGCGACGACGAGCAGACCGGCCGTCAGAAAAAGCGCTCGAATGGCGGTCATGGAAAGGTCCCTGATGCGAGCCCTATCCTGCCGCCAACCTGAACGGCATCAAGGTCGACCGGCACCTCTCCTCCCCCGCATTTTCGCGGGTCTGTCGGAGTGCCGCAACGTTGGCCTCCACGACGCTTCCACGGGCATTTCCAAGCGACGGGAGGTGGACACCGAAGAGCCCGCCGGGTCGTTGACCGGGCGGGCTTGAAGGTGGTTGCGGGGGCTGGATTTGAACCAGCGACCTTCAGGTTATGAGCCTGACGAGCTACCGGGCTGCTCCACCCCGCGTCGGTGTCGGTGTCGTGTGGCGGACGTGGGGGGTCCGGCCGTGGTGTTCGAGGCGGAAGCGGGGCCGGGTGGTGTCGGCGGCTTCGTCGTCGATCGGTGTGGAGGGGGAATGGGGGTTGCTTGTGCTGGGCAGGCCTGGCGGCGACCGACTCTCCCGTGTCTTGAGACACAGTACCATGGGCGCTGGTGCGTTTGACGGCCGAGTTCGAGATGGGATCGGGTCCTTTGGCACACCGCTCGGGCCACCAGGCCGGCGCAGCACAAGATTGGGGGGTTGTTCGGCAAGCTTACGCGAACGCCTGTTCGCGGTGCCCGACAGCCGTAGCGGTCGGGTGGTCTTGTGTCGTGGTCGTGGTGTCCTGGCTGTTCGCCAGCCTTTGCGGCTGCCGGTCAGCCCCGGACACGGATCATGGGAGCGATCAAGCCGATCGGGCGATTAGTACCGGTCCGCTCAACGCGTTGCCGCGCTTGCACGTCCGGCCTATCGACGTGGTCGTCTTCCACGGCCCTCGAGGGAGACCTCGTTTCGAGGGGGGTTTCCCGCTTAGATGCCTTCAGCGGTTATCCCGTCCGTACATAGCTATGCTGCACTGCCGCTGGCGCGACAACAGCTCCACCAGAGGTACGTTCATCCCGGTCCTCTCGTACTAGGGACAAAGCCTCTCAAGTCTCCAAACACCCACGGCAGATAGGGACCGAACTGTCTCACGACGTTCTGAACCCAGCTCACGTACCACTTTAATCGGCGAACAGCCGAACCCTTGGGACCTTCTCCAGCCCCAGGATGTGATGAGCCGACATCGAGGTGCCAAACGACCCCGTCGATATGGACTCTTGGGGGTCATCAGCCTGTTATCCCCGGCGTACCTTTTATCCGTTGAGCGATGGCCCACCCACGCGGGACCACCGGATCACTATGACCGACTTTCGTCTCTGCTCGAGATGTCCCTCTCGCAGTCAAGCGGGCTTATGCCATTGCACGCGACGAGCGATTTCCGACCGCTCTGAGCCCACCTTCGTACGCCTCCGTTACGCTTTGGGAGGCGACCGCCCCAGTCAAACTGCCTGCCATGCGCGGTCCCGGCGCCCGGTCAGGGCGCGCGGTTAGACCACCATGTCGTCAAGGGTGGTATTTCAAGGGTGGCTCCATCCAGGCTGGCGCCCGGACTTCAAAGCCTGCCACCTATCCTACACATGCCGACACGAAGGCCAGCGCAAAGCTACAGTAAAGGTGCACGGGGTCTTTCCGTCTGACCGCAGGAACCCCGCATCTTCACGGGGAATTCAATTTCACTGAGCCGATGCTGGAGACAGCGGGGAGATCGTTACGCCATTCGTGCAGGTCGGAACTTACCCGACAAGGAATTTCGCTACCTTAGGACCGTTATAGTTACGGCCGCCGTTTACCGGGGCTTCAATTCAAGGCTCGCACCTCTCCTCTTAACCTTCCGGCACCGGGCAGGCGTCAGGCCCTATACGTCGTCTTACAGACTTCGCAGAGCCCTGTGTTTTAGATAAACAGTCGCCACCCCCTGGTCTGTGCCCCCCGACCCTGGTTGCCCAAAGCCGGGGCCTCCTTATCCCGAAGTTACGGAGGCAAATTGCCGAGTTCCTTCAGCATCGTTCTCTCAAGCGCCTTGGTATGCTCTACCTGTCCACCTGTGTCGGTTTCGGGTACGGTCGTACGCGGAGGCTGTTTCCTGGGACCCCTTCACCGCCCGAGCAATCCGATAAGCTCGAACGATACACGGCATCCGTCACCATCCGCTGGCCGGGGACTGTTCACCCCGTTCCCATCGACTACGCCTTTCGGCCTCGCCTTAGGGGCCGGCTAACCCTGCGAAGATTAACTTTACGCAGGAACCCTTGGACTTTCGGCGAGAGTGTCTTTCACACTCTTTGTCGTTACTCATGTCAGCATTCGCACTTCCCATACCTCCAGAAGCCCTCACGGGTCTTCCTTCGCCGGCCTAGGGAACGCTCCGCTACCGCGCATCGTAAGATGCACCCGAAGCTTCGGCTCGTGGCTTGAGCCCCGTTACATTTTCGGCGCAGGACCCCTTGCTTAGACCAGTGAGCTGTTACGCTTTCTTTAAAGGATGGCTGCTTCTAAGCCAACCTCCTGGTTGTTTTGGGAGTCCCACATCCTTTCCCACTTAGCCACGAATTGGGGGCCTTAGCTGTCGGTCAGGGTTGTTTCCCTCTCCACGACGGACGTTAGCACCCGCCGTGTGTCTCCCGAGCAGTACTCGTGCGTATTCGGAGTTTGGTTGGGTTTGGTACCGCTGTGGGCGGCCCGAGCCCATCCAGTGCTCTACCCCGCACGGTATTCACTCGAGGCGCTACCTAAATAGCTTTCGCGGAGAACCAGCTATTTCCGAGTTTGATTGGCCTTTCACCCCTAGCCACACGTCATCCAAGACCTTTTCAACGGGCACTGGTTCGGACCTCCAGTGGGTGTTACCCCACCTTCATCCTGCACATGGCTAGATCACTCGGTTTCGGGTCTAAAGCCACGAACTGAACGGGACCCCATCGTGCAAGCACGATGGGAACCCTTGCGCCCTGTTCAGACTCGCTTTCGCTGCGCCTTCACCTATCGGCTTAAGC is from Methylorubrum populi and encodes:
- a CDS encoding primosomal protein N'; the encoded protein is MPVVADILIPLALDTAYSYAVPAGLDLAEGDIVQVPLGPRETIGVVWGLDERASGANLRTVTGRVETPPLSASLRKLVDWLARYTLAPKGSALAMALRLPDETARNEAPRIGVRTAGRPPARQTVARGKVMAVAADGAVRGKSALAKEAGVSLGVVDGLIDDGALETIALMPEPVALPPDPDHPRVPLSEAQAEAARALIANAAPSFPPPSAGEDGPRVIEGRERGAPLPDDAEPAPHPPAPQAPSPTQVESARLRQALADPGQARDPSGGGSRAGTILLEGVTGSGKTEVYFEAVAECVRQGRQALVLMPEIALTAQFLDRFAGRFGVRPATWHSGIGGRRRERLRAGVAAGEVSVVVGARSALFLPFRNLGLIVVDEEHETAYKQEDGVHYHARDMAVVRGKIEGCPVVLASATPSIESRVNASTGRYRHVALPGRFGGRPLPDIAAIDMRLDKPERGRFLSPPMVNAVKSTLAAGDQALLFLNRRGYAPLTLCRACGHRYQCRNCSTWLVEHRFRRALVCHQCGYAERKPEACTECGAFDHLTPCGPGVERIAEEVTELFPDQRIVVLSSDFPGGAERLRQELETVAAGECDIVIGTQLVAKGHNFPHLTLVGVLDADIGLTSGDPRAAERTFQLLQQVTGRAGRGERPGRALVQTYQPEHPVIAALLSGDADRFYEEETYAREAAGLPPFGRLAALIVSAEEREKAEAHGQALARVADPPPGVSVLGPAEAPLALVRGRWRFRLLVKTERGIDVQSYLRDWLARGPKPRGNLKVAIDVDPQSFL
- a CDS encoding STAS/SEC14 domain-containing protein, encoding MLTYEKKPDSAIAEIVVDGKITDEEMNTVMAAMKADLDKGGRLRLLEDIRSFEGMEPAAFFKDPRFGISMMKGVSHVALVTDATWLRAVAETFGFVSPVQIKVFERARLGEARAWLEAGA
- a CDS encoding FUSC family protein, whose protein sequence is MRAERALRRAEEEAGAERQETAVEETRRADRDTSRIRWLRDQVTRLRKRLPLRRRFSGGLAHGVMSAVAAIVAYLPTQVLGLREGFWAAITAVAVAQTEFGATRSTARDQFTGAAIGGLIGLAAYLSLGPSLPVYAATVVLAILACWLVNVASACRLAGITATIILLVPHLGPVERMAGSRVLEVGWGVCVAIGTVWLVTRLNRWLGIKL
- a CDS encoding SDR family oxidoreductase, giving the protein MESFPKPPFPDQPQPMPGSTRAMDPKPDHGETSYKGSGRLEGKKAIITGADSGIGRAVALAFAREGADVLVSYLDEEEDAAETRRLIEEAGRKAVLVPGNIGDAAHCKRIVERAVEAFGRIDVLVNNAAHQATFTDPEEISDEEWEKTFRVNIHAMFYLTKAVLPHMGEGSAIINTTSVNADAPSPQLLAYATTKGAIQNYTGGLAQMLAERGIRVNCVAPGPIWTPLIPSTMPAEKVKQFGSQVPMKRPGQPRELAPIYVMLASDESSYVSGATVAVTGGKPIL
- a CDS encoding AarF/UbiB family protein, which gives rise to MLKTAFVAARDRQRLSEIASVLIGFGLTKIVDRLGLHNIPLIPRRTPRVDVTRLSQPERLRRAIETLGPTFIKFGQILASRPDLLSPVWTDELEKLHSQVKPVPWVQIGPQLEADLGAPPEEVFAEFDLTPIASASIAQVYRARLHSGEEVVVKVLRPGLRKVIEADLRLMAHGARIVEAEWPEMARYQPQEQMRHLANGLNGELDLLNEARNCEMIAEIFSGRDDIVIPKIFWEWCSERVLVQEFIHGISPNDAAALRAIDADKKALAQKGCDAFLRMALIEGVFHADPHPGNLLVMPGNRIGFIDFGIVGRLSQKRRQQLLVLIGAMLKQDVDGLMATLLDWTGTSNPDLTKLEQSAQNFVQTHSAIPLNLGLVLTDFMTMARENDLAMPTDLAILFKGLVTADGVMRQLDPNFDLFAAAGPTVRASMRSQFSLRGLMRKAESLGTGLYGAASELPTLIHLMLVRLKQGRVTVEIELKGMDKLVRGIERGAARVAVGLVVAAFATQLAPRLIDLGTPAFVIIGMTVAMLGIGWLVLLGRDR